In Chrysemys picta bellii isolate R12L10 unplaced genomic scaffold, ASM1138683v2 scaf1356, whole genome shotgun sequence, the DNA window gagataattttcaaataaaaccggttgttgccccttttagaaaaggtgaccacgtgagactatctaaaaccaaaggcGCTTTTGAAAAAGGTTTTGAACAGACGTTTACCgatgagatattcatagtggataaagccttaaccaggggccagagacctgtataccgcttaaaagattacgagggtgaggcagttactggatctttttaccctgaagaattacaaaaagtaaaccccaaacgagacaggatttacaggattgaaaaagttttagcagagaaaggaaaagggagaaaaaagcagctactggtgaaatggttggggtggcctgataagtttaacagctgggtggaagcttctcaactTTGTGACATCTAGACACGAACAAACAAAAGATTCCTTCTGCAAGGACAAAGAGAAATGAGTGACGGcgggttttacattactttgcccagcaatgccagctctgcagtttttccccaaaacaccattTCGAACTTTACAATACGGCTAATTAAACCCTTGGATctcctgggtgcctgggaggtggggttagtggaaatACAATACCCGCACAGCTGGAATACTATCAACGAAGACACCCCTTTTGAAATTACCTTTGGAGCTACAACGTGGAATTTTATCCTACGGCGAGGTTATTACTCGACCATACCCGAATTACTGGAGCATATGAACAGCAACGTGGCTCGGCATTCCGGACCGCCTGAGGTGGTCATGAACTACGATCCTGTGAGTAGAAAAGTGAGACTTAAATCTTCCGATTTTATGTACATGTTTTCTACTGGCGGGGAGCTAGCTAACATTCTGGGTTTGGGCCCCAAACGCAACGTTCAAAAATTCCCCTTCTCGGCAGACATCACAGGCCGTTTTAACTCCTTGTACGTATACACGGATATTGTAGAACACcagtttgtgggggacttttCTGTTCCCCTGTTACGCTGCGTCCCTGTCCGAGGAAGGAACAACGAGTTTGTTACCATTACCTACGACAAACCTCATTACGtccctgtcagtaaacaccacatcGACACCATTAccattgaaataaagacagaCCAGAACAGAGATGTCTCATTTCGCTTCGGCAAGGTGATTGTCAAGCTGCATCTGCGGCCGCGGAGAGAGCGAGGtttctaaaaaaagcaaaaccctatTATGGTGATCCCAAAAAATTATGGCGACCCCACCATCTACAGAAACtattacaaagcccaggctggacacgcccttcctggatatcatgggGCCCCCGTGATGTACGGGGCGGGTGTGGGTGGAATATTTCGTAGCCTCTTTCGAAAAGCCATACCGCTTTAgaggagggggctagagattATTAAACCCCACGTAAAAAccgctgtgacgttattgatataatctgggaccatatagatcattgttgcaaccaaggtcctgtagtggcacgcaaatcttgtataaagggggtcaaatggggtgtctaagacaaggttatggtttactggttatgattatgctgtctatatgtgtgtatcacttttgtagttgaagttatgaatattggctctatactgtctgtatttcaaacttatgctatgctgctgggtgacatcccagacaaactggtgttagctctgcctagcctgcttgatggcccattaaggaccatcagctatacaatggacccattgagagaaggcagatacgccttgtaactcagcaaagtatgcagggactggcccatgtgactccagactccatgttgctgtaattttccacagtaagaacaaagaggtgttcttacacctggaaaagactatataaggctgatgcctcatctccatcttgtcttcaatcctgcttcatacctctggaggaactttgctacaagctgaagctttgaacaaaggactgaggacccatcccagcgggggatgtattccagagacttgatttgaacctgcagtttattccatcgctgctgcaagcctgaaccaagaactttgccattactgtatgtaattgattccatttaaccaattctaactctcatctctatctttttccttttatgaataaacctttagattctaaaggattggcaacagcgtgatttgtgggtaagatctgatttgtatattgacctgggtctggggcttggtcctttgggatcaggagaacctttttcttttactggggtattggttttcataaccatttgtccccataacgagtggtactggtggtaatactgggaaactggagtgtctaaggagattgcttgtgagacttgcagttagccagtggggtgagactgaagtcctcttagtctggctggtttggtttgccttagaggtggaaaaaaccccagccttgggctgtaactgccctatttgagcaatttggcctgagttggcactctcagttgggttccgccagaaccgcattgtcacaaccgCCGCTCAAAACATAGCTAAAGATGTGGTAGGTGATGTCTCCCGAgctgttctggagaaggtggggaatacagctacacaggaaggatcggggctgatgtacattaaaaggaggaagagaaagagaaatacgtCATACCCGCGACGCACAGGTCCCCcgaaaccctttaaaagaagagctttgacacgcagggccggccataagcgaaagtccaagaggaagcctgggcgaAAGAGGAGACACGCTTTGCCTGGTAAAAGagacatattttaatcaacatggcttttgttcactgcgggtctgaagagtgcaccaaatccgaactagacctgtttcaaatagcccctacgcagaccagcatcgagaaaagcatctacatcgaggtGCCGCCTCTATCGGCCATTAcggagtctgcccccattgacttttttatagcagggaatggcatagattatatggatttaaacaatacgctgctgtacctgtgttgcaagattgtaaaaggagacggaACTGAACTTGCAGCGGACGCCGAAGTGGGTCTGGTAAATTACCCCGTGGCCTCTATTTTTAGTCAGTTGGATGTTACGCTGGGAGACCGCctcataagccaaagcaacaactgctacccttacagggcctttatagaatcggtgctcaattacagcgacgacaccctcgccacgcaattttccgccggcctgttttacaaagacactgctggacagcatgaagaaacagagttggatgaagggaatctagggtttgtgaggcgTGCAAAGCTGACGGCCAGGAGCAGAACGGTAGAGCTGCTGGGCCATTTACATagcgacctgttttttcaagaaaaacttttgttaaacggagtggatgtgaaaattaaactgacgcgCAGTAAAGACGctttctgtttaatgggcagtgCGGCTGAAGGCTTTAAACTGCGCATTGTATCAGCGTCCCTTTTTGTGAAAAAAGTACGGGTGGCCCCGGGAGTTCGTCTGGGGCACGCGGAGGCCCTGCTTACCGCTAATGCTAAATACCCTGTGGACCGCGTaggaatgaaagtgtttagcatccccgcgggcagcagggtcagtaaccaggagaacctgttcttggggcagttacccaaaatgcttgtcctagggtttgtggataacgatgcctttagcggaagttacgctaaaaatccctttcattttaaacattacgatattaattttgtggccttgtatgtggatggtgaacagatactgaccaagcctctgcaaccagACTTCGAGGCAGGACGCTGcgtgagagaatacatgaatttggtacagacagctggtaaacacatgaaagatcgTTCTCTGTTAATTGACcgtgaggagtttgcacagggttacaccttgtttgcctttgacctgtcTCCCGGCCAGGAATGCGCtgatcactattccctgattaaaactgggaacctgagagcagaaatacgTTTTGGGAAGGCTTTAACGGTTACCGTTAATATGAttgtgtatggggtttttgacaatgtcatagaaataaatcagaggagaaacgttcTGTTTGACTATATGTGAACATGGACACCGTGCAGCTCTCACGTGTCTTATCAACGAACCCTTACacgaaaaagaatttcttagatgtgttcccttGCGATTGGCTCCCAGAACGCAAGCTGTCTCAGAGACCCCTAGGCTTGGTGGTGAacacgcatccacacaaccaaccgggTGAACACTGGCTTGCCTTGTATCTGGCCGAGCGTAACcgtggagagttttttgactcatatGGGCACCCCCCGAACAGTgtgttgtttcctaaaagcattatgaaatttttaaacaaaaatgccacagacaTTGTGTTTCACAATAGACAATTACAAGACCCCCGCTCCGTCGCCTGTGGCTATCACTGTGTGTTTTTCTTACATCAACGtagcaagggtttatcttttgatcggattttaaatttgtattctaACGACTTAGTGCAAAACGACCGGATGGggatgaattttgtaaaaagtaaatttaaattcttgggcatgcctagccttgctcaaaacatgtttcaacaagcccagacatgtgtatcttgcaatgattttcatagccatgttacccaataaagcaccccaggtgaggggtttaaagacaaatgatgtttggtgtgtttttttttttttttttttaaaaccaattgaGGAAAaaagtacagattttttttttttaaattatagaagtgttttatttaaagcaaaacattaccttttttttttttaaattagaatgtgAAAAATGTTACACACTGAGCCATTCGGCTCTTTTAGCCAATTTTCGTTTTTTAGGCGGCAAAAAAGGGGTCACGGTTTCTCGATCCACCCCGGAGTCAGCAGTCGAGGCCTTGAGGCGTTCCAAAAGATTTCTGTTGGCCgcattgcccatgacggaagatggTACGTTCAGTTCCGCCATGGCATTCATAAACACATCCCATCCTTTAGGTACATgcctgctaggaacagagcgagtctgggtgacggccctgactaagtcgagcatgttagaaccattaaccacagagcctttggacacaaaagcccctttatcgttccacgaagagagatttttatcctggcccagcttatttagcaatactattgcatttttcttataacgcttattgacgttatccaacacctcctgagcacCAAAGTCTGagttctttggtgtttctgggggtttggcagttacactttgttcctgttccggtagaaacagacttattttccctttatccgcTTCGCTCTGtttcacgtacattaggtacctttgaagcacggcgctgtaaagtttagccttttcatATTCAGTCAAGTcagttctttgaagaacagacttcatttcagcatccagtaagcgagttgcggttgttctgatattttcctctgccggagggggagcccttaattgctccaactggtggctgggcaccaggaacattttttctgcatactccattatcgattagttaaaagccccgttatgagagggatagcaaaacttaacagaggtccgataaaccccccagactgctttaccagatgcttttttcttttaggTGAAACCCTTTTATTACACAAAGTTTTTATAAGCGTGCGTTTCTTTTTCAGTacacgcacttgattctgtgttaaaggaacgtttccttttaaggtattgagcgctatttctgagatggccgctactagatcgtcagaggcTGAACACagtctagccctcctttgctgtggggacgatttgctaagtcattttaaaaggcccaggtttcttttcaagcagctagacatgttttcggtagcagccccggctgttaaaaaggggcctgccgataagttctctttttatacccgactgtttttttcaaagtataaaccgccggccagtctggagggaaaagaccagttcttagtctataagcttctggtgtggaagcatttaaatccaccaccaggtagccgtAAGGttttttggtagcatcctcaaaagcttctagaaaaaattgagctttgccggggtacatttgccaagcgagcgtagcgatttgtaatttatccctggggtttttgaacagaaccatgtactttgtgtttaggttaatcgtgcgactcttttttccctgacaaaatacgttttgaactatatacataatgctcaggtttctgtgatgcacgtacttggtaaaagctttctcgatttcatcactttcacaagccgagttcatcagatcgtctgtgataatcatatttactttattagtAGGAAACAAACGGTCATTGTCAAAAGCCTCaggcagcccctccacaaaattgataaagggatatttacagagcagttctttatacagaggtttccaacaactgtaacaccacacaacattctcaggcataacagacagtgtgtgtttggcattatccaacacgttttttataaagtaacttttcccgcagttgctaggccccgcgagaattgcagaaaaggggtgtttccacctcgtatccatttttttttcaaaagccgtagggcagggttttaaaaccttctcctaggacccttttgttgtaaaccactttgtgtgtctttttaagggtttttgtctctatttgccactggtttttgtttcttacgatagagggctgctgcacctctatcttttttgaggtgttttcttGCAGACCCGTGCAATAGTCCAAGACTAGGTCTTTCAAACTGTCGAAGTTGATTTTTTCGCAGTTTGCTACGTttagggtaatacctttgactttcatacaggcctttccacccgacagcttatacccataggtttttgggcctgccgacacaaactcagtgatgtgttgatctggcggAATTTCGctcgtgaggtcccctaaataatcccccagagggggattccagtcaccctcccttttcacaaagaTCACCGAGTCAGTGTCGTGGTACAGGCACCGCTCTTGCAAACCGTCTAGGAGACTGTATAATTCTAAGCGGGCATAAGCggtggtgaaacaggctatgaaaacattggtgTTGCCAGAAACAGAGTACCGTTCTTTTGCGTGCTTCCACGACACACACGCTGTTTCATCATCGATAAActcgcaggatgaaacctcataattgggGGAGAACAGGTACTGCAAAAGTTCGTTAGGGTCTCTCACgatgctggtgttgggtaggttggatctttggccgaatttaccccacagagaatttaaaaacagtttagcgatttggcatttagcagggtttgatctgattttgtgttggcgtaaatgcacgccttctttctggtagaaatcgctaacgtacttattttgtttttcctcgtctgtgcaccaagtgggataccctgaagcctcttgtttttgacggaggtgtaattttatgtactctgaaaagagtttatcagatttttcattaaaatgccagatttcatagatcttagccaccgcgtaccccttcgctatggccgcgttcaattccaccgtgcaccaagtccccaggatggcccgctcctcgtcagtatgggtgcatgtctcccgctgctcggtttctgcacaggttcggcatagcgggaacataagcttgccacccactctgacgggtaacaatgggaaaaagaggcctcgtggggggtacactttaacttttgcaattccaaaataatttgcaaggggcCCAAATTTGTCATAGACTATATCGGGGTGTCCGAgagggtattctttggttttgtttacgaaagggtacaggctgctaaaatcataatagtgaatttcttccccggggttaggcttgtaatataggcggatagcgtttgtcctccccccaaaaagagcatccctaggcacgagaggctggggtaaccgggctcggtttaaaaagtctgcaagctccctgtcggtttctttcatcacctcccactcgtgctcccaaagagtcctcactacaaaaccaaggCGTTTCAAATAGTCGGTCTTGAGCTgcgtcttgtaataaagaaacccaaaagatgtccccgtcataggattttgtgctttttcacaataacaggtgacacagccatggaaaaaacaaccgttaaactcaaaggctgtgCGTACCCCATCAACATTGGCATAGCCGTCTAAaaagtaggggcctacctgtagttccccaccctgtaaagcgtgccgtatttgtatattttctttgtgagagatatacaacagccactgaatagatggggtcgaatatctctttttctgcctgtgatagttgtcttgagggagaagagctaccgtgttaggctccaaaaacataaacctgtacatagccatgcagacagatgccagtgttatgtaccggaatggatctatacacagttttatctcagtgaatttaccaggttctttctctactacatctcccttctccgtcattttcataatctcttttctgtataggatacaggcctgtctcaaaatttttacatcctgctgacagtaatacgCGAGCTCTTTTTGCAAGTCAAACACCTCAGAGCTGTGGTCCCGATaccagtcgagaaactctgctttttctttgggcatcatgctttctacaccatGCTTTCTACCGGGCATAGGCCCCAcgtaattttgattttctaacgtgttaaaaaagtgtggaaaataccctttgcacccttcaaaccccatcgcctgcggtagcttgctaagcttcatgggcaagaagtttaaagagtctataaaacgaatgcccagggccttaacttccacgcacattagtttactaccctgagtgatcagttctaggcccatCTTTTCCTTGAGTAACTGTTTAACAATAAAGTACGCATCATAACCTTTAGAATTGTGTGCTAGGAATGTGTAGTCCCGAAAcgctttgccaataaaggtcttcaCAAACACATAAAGACACTtatcgcccttaaattcccaggatttttctggctttagggacatagcaaaaatgtaattgggagtgtgcaccccggtctcctgcgtgcattcaaaatcataaaaaatatacttttctgaagattcaggctttctaaggcggtccataaaacagaggtggcCGTCTACATCACCAACGATCAactcctgacactgcttacagcgcctccctttacacctgtgccgcttgtccacgtaagactgacacttctcacacaaagttttagacaggcattcaacttggttttttgatgcacagtcgatatgtctgtctaaacactctttggaccggCAATACAGTCTACAGCCAGGACACCGCTGCTGCACTCCCACGCTGTCTGAGCACGTTACGCTCAAACAGAGgtggcaacgatacctgcaagagtggtcgtggctgtacaccatgtggcaaaactcacaataatttttcgctccgaacaacttttttacatccaaaaccccatagtaatgctcatcgtgcaacaggataaaataagtcttggggcacactgtgccccccgttttaaaaaccccccagccgcctttcgccgtatacaacaccacctgtatgttaactcctaaatgctgttcaaactttgctacgtcgctgagcataacctttttttgatctgaccaccccagtttctcatgtaactttcttgcctccgctaacaattccgcgtccgtaggtttacgatcggacatgacggccaagagcccacccgcaaaacacaaattggtaccggtgtaagtcaggtctactaaacactgtctctttttatgaataatttgactattaaggatagaatttaaaactctacgagcgcccccacccctgttttttacaactgtcacaacaaggcgcaacgtcccatcgagatgcaactctctattgctctgtagcagttttgaggtctgatttaaaaaatcctcagcagtcagctcatttctagttctttTGACCGAAAACAAAGAAttagttaaattacggctctctaaacgtaactgaacataatcatcagggcctaccctaccattaatgtcatcgagcactaactgtattccccggtgtatggcttcaacaacctgctgagctgaatttattccctcaggattgacaaaacgaaattcctcacaatacaccgaccccccaaatctggatacttcacgttgccaacttctcactctctccatatacacctcggcattttcggggttacttgggggttcctctacgggatcattagcggcatcttctacatcagatgctatttgagagtcaaaCTCTGAGGCGCCTCCATGAAAGTCATTGGGAGTAGAACAGGCCCCATCTaaagagccctctggggaatttgctaaaccagagtctaattccacctccccattttcagacaagccagtttgagagcctccagtagggggcatctctttttgtttttgtttttttttcctcattacctctttagccctttttaaaatttttacaacaacccgggcctggaactttttggcagctatctgtttatcccccaaacgctgtccccccttttgtttacacataAATTGATGTGTACCCTGGAAGGTGTCCCTTTTACCCAGGCCACTTTTTGCCACTAGtcatgcctgctcagagccaccctttccaTCCCTTATGTTTTTCAGCATGGCTCTGAACCAAGCatcatattttttccatttctttctagAATCCCGTTCTTTTAGCCTACCCGAGGATATATCCTCCACCACTTTTTTGAGGAAAGCCTCAACCCCTTCCCAACCACTAAAatatgggggagctgggacaagcttatggttttgggagaatggtttgtcagttcttggttttttattcacaacccctagagcgcatgctccgggtttgtgaatgtgggcatttTTGCTCAtagtttcctcagggcttggtgtggtggtgaccgctgaggaactggagtgcTGGTTGTGTGATTGCAATACCTCAGCATCGCAGAAGCTTTTAGTCCATGGTTTTTTAAAcgcagcccctagagcgcatgctccgggtttgcacacattcagaacccctagagtgcgtgctctgggtttgtgaatgtgtgtgttttcgctcacagtttcctcagggcttggtgaggtggtggccactgaggaactggagttgtggtggcgtggttgttttttaccagagtcttttgttttgtccttgggtttgacgtatatgaggtttggaccgCCCGGATGTTTCAG includes these proteins:
- the LOC135979895 gene encoding uncharacterized protein LOC135979895 isoform X2 translates to MEPGTLNCILPPGQVQSKHERSLDQRENKLKRKRKETAEKENSPASVTDGWMKPCLGNFSDNAVVRDTRTSPPELPTNQKSALRPLTTQNSARAQLKHPGGPNLIYVKPKDKTKDSGKKQPRHHNSSSSVATTSPSPEETVSENTHIHKPRARTLGVLNVCKPGACALGAAFKKPWTKSFCDAEVLQSHNQHSSSSAVTTTPSPEETMSKNAHIHKPGACALGVVNKKPRTDKPFSQNHKLVPAPPYFSGWEGVEAFLKKVVEDISSGRLKERDSRKKWKKYDAWFRAMLKNIRDGKGGSEQA
- the LOC135979895 gene encoding uncharacterized protein LOC135979895 isoform X1, whose product is MCKQKGGQRLGDKQIAAKKFQARVVVKILKRAKEVMRKKKQKQKEMPPTGGSQTGLSENGEVELDSGLANSPEGSLDGACSTPNDFHGGASEFDSQIASDVEDAANDPVEEPPSNPENAEVYMERVRSWQREVSRFGGSVYCEEFRFVNPEGINSAQQVVEAIHRGIQLVLDDINGRVGPDDYVQLRLESRNLTNSLFSVKRTRNELTAEDFLNQTSKLLQSNRELHLDGTLRLVVTVVKNRGGGARRVLNSILNSQIIHKKRQCLVDLTYTGTNLCFAGGLLAVMSDRKPTDAELLAEARKLHEKLGWSDQKKVMLSDVAKFEQHLGVNIQVVLYTAKGGWGVFKTGGTVCPKTYFILLHDEHYYGVLDVKKLFGAKNYCEFCHMVYSHDHSCRYRCHLCLSVTCSDSVGVQQRCPGCRLYCRSKECLDRHIDCASKNQVECLSKTLCEKCQSYVDKRHRCKGRRCKQCQELIVGDVDGHLCFMDRLRKPESSEKYIFYDFECTQETGVHTPNYIFAMSLKPEKSWEFKGDKCLYVFVKTFIGKAFRDYTFLAHNSKGYDAYFIVKQLLKEKMGLELITQGSKLMCVEVKALGIRFIDSLNFLPMKLSKLPQAMGFEGCKGYFPHFFNTLENQNYVGPMPGRKHGVESMMPKEKAEFLDWYRDHSSEVFDLQKELAYYCQQDVKILRQACILYRKEIMKMTEKGDVVEKEPGKFTEIKLCIDPFRYITLASVCMAMYRFMFLEPNTVALLPQDNYHRQKKRYSTPSIQWLLYISHKENIQIRHALQGGELQVGPYFLDGYANVDGVRTAFEFNGCFFHGCVTCYCEKAQNPMTGTSFGFLYYKTQLKTDYLKRLGFVVRTLWEHEWEVMKETDRELADFLNRARLPQPLVPRDALFGGRTNAIRLYYKPNPGEEIHYYDFSSLYPFVNKTKEYPLGHPDIVYDKFGPLANYFGIAKVKVYPPRGLFFPLLPVRVGGKLMFPLCRTCAETEQRETCTHTDEERAILGTWCTVELNAAIAKGYAVAKIYEIWHFNEKSDKLFSEYIKLHLRQKQEASGYPTWCTDEEKQNKYVSDFYQKEGVHLRQHKIRSNPAKCQIAKLFLNSLWGKFGQRSNLPNTSIVRDPNELLQYLFSPNYEVSSCEFIDDETACVSWKHAKERYSVSGNTNVFIACFTTAYARLELYSLLDGLQERCLYHDTDSVIFVKREGDWNPPLGDYLGDLTSEIPPDQHITEFVSAGPKTYGYKLSGGKACMKVKGITLNVANCEKINFDSLKDLVLDYCTGLQENTSKKIEVQQPSIVRNKNQWQIETKTLKKTHKVVYNKRVLGEGFKTLPYGF